A window from Nitrosopumilus sp. encodes these proteins:
- a CDS encoding 2OG-Fe(II) oxygenase yields the protein MWEPLVVNYSQLDKVSFESILSEKIPAIVIRNFYDKKNCQTIASRIKNYNHSDFQNGKLKHIGPYLMSNTTNKKKYFEDAKDAQREFEKIFDGIKNPITHIYESIGDKFPDHSISLAREFKNDYSPAIIRIHEKGKSIPIHKDNVRYEGKEYALSDVDHQISCILHLQESESGGDLVMYNKQWKKQDERFRNIDFGYTSRLIDSSQVCKMSNFNAGDLVVMNPNYYHKVTEITGNTPRFTLGMFLGFYRKNCKIVTWA from the coding sequence GTGTGGGAACCATTAGTGGTAAACTATTCACAACTCGATAAAGTTAGTTTTGAATCTATTCTGTCAGAGAAAATTCCTGCAATAGTAATTCGTAATTTTTACGATAAAAAAAATTGTCAAACTATAGCAAGTAGAATAAAAAATTACAATCATAGTGATTTTCAAAATGGGAAATTAAAACACATAGGCCCTTACCTAATGTCTAACACAACCAACAAGAAAAAATACTTTGAGGATGCAAAAGATGCTCAAAGGGAGTTTGAGAAGATCTTTGATGGGATAAAAAATCCAATAACGCATATCTATGAATCCATCGGTGACAAGTTTCCAGACCATTCTATTTCTCTTGCCAGGGAATTCAAAAATGATTATTCTCCAGCTATAATTCGAATACATGAAAAAGGAAAATCCATCCCAATCCATAAGGACAATGTCAGATATGAAGGAAAAGAGTATGCATTATCAGACGTAGATCATCAGATATCATGCATACTTCATCTGCAAGAATCAGAGAGCGGAGGAGATTTAGTCATGTACAACAAGCAGTGGAAAAAACAGGATGAGAGGTTTCGAAATATTGATTTTGGCTACACGTCAAGACTGATAGACTCAAGTCAAGTCTGCAAGATGTCCAACTTTAACGCAGGAGATCTAGTTGTTATGAACCCTAACTATTATCACAAAGTCACAGAAATAACTGGAAATACTCCGAGGTTTACTCTGGGTATGTTTTTGGGATTCTATAGGAAAAATTGTAAAATTGTTACATGGGCTTAA
- a CDS encoding transcription initiation factor TFIIIB, whose translation MVIKKIEQIQNGNGSTSLICDHDEKGLITDDERGEIICRPCGQVLTEGISNSDSILTHTLDGFLNNSQTGPKSSLTVYDKGLYTNIGARNVDFTGKRISSKTISRFKSMRVWDSRSKTKSTGRNLISALLLLDGVKQKLGLSNTIAEHIAFLYRKASSAGLIRGRGTPEIMAASIYAACREQGIPRSLDEVSDTLNVTKKKVSRCYMMMIRRLDLKPELANPLDCLSKFCSALNVGEKTKRHAFEILQRANSLRIMSGSKPAVVCAGALYLACIANGENISQIKIAKNTHVSSPSIRKALVVLNKALTIV comes from the coding sequence ATGGTAATTAAAAAAATAGAACAAATTCAGAATGGAAACGGATCCACATCTCTAATCTGTGATCATGACGAAAAAGGATTGATTACAGATGATGAAAGAGGAGAGATAATATGCAGACCTTGTGGCCAGGTACTTACAGAAGGTATTAGCAATTCTGATTCTATATTGACGCATACACTTGATGGTTTTTTGAACAACTCACAGACAGGCCCCAAATCATCACTGACAGTATATGACAAGGGACTTTACACCAACATTGGTGCAAGAAATGTCGACTTTACTGGAAAGAGAATCTCCTCCAAAACCATCTCTAGATTCAAGAGCATGAGGGTGTGGGACAGTAGAAGCAAAACAAAGTCGACTGGACGGAATCTTATATCTGCACTTTTGCTGCTAGATGGAGTCAAGCAGAAACTAGGGCTCTCAAACACTATTGCAGAACACATTGCATTCCTATACAGAAAGGCGTCTTCTGCAGGTCTAATCCGAGGAAGGGGTACTCCTGAAATCATGGCAGCCTCAATCTATGCTGCATGCAGAGAACAGGGAATACCAAGATCTCTTGATGAGGTTTCAGACACACTAAATGTTACAAAAAAGAAAGTTTCAAGATGCTATATGATGATGATCAGGCGTCTAGACCTAAAACCAGAACTTGCAAATCCTCTTGACTGCCTTTCAAAATTTTGTAGTGCTCTGAATGTTGGGGAAAAAACAAAACGACATGCGTTTGAGATTCTCCAACGGGCAAACAGTTTGAGAATAATGTCTGGCTCAAAACCTGCAGTAGTATGCGCAGGCGCACTGTATCTTGCATGTATTGCAAATGGCGAGAATATTTCACAAATAAAAATTGCAAAGAACACTCATGTCTCTTCACCCTCGATCAGAAAGGCGCTCGTTGTGTTAAACAAGGCATTAACCATAGTGTAA
- a CDS encoding adenylate/guanylate cyclase domain-containing protein, with amino-acid sequence MSFKPDKEHTPNIIDMLLSKNPDKTIDSDTLLKNVRDRINKALEKGYQYTRVIDSSEKFLRKNVFGQINMAVLYVDIVGSTKMSMTLPPDKLSIIISSFSQEMSYVIEQFHGYVLKFVGDAVIGYFIENEADQIPAIYNTVACAESMIKVVKQGINPILIEKVGLSEISVKIGIDFGNNTVVRYGADKQKAYVDLLGPTMNVASKIQNLAKPNQIIVGQDTYDKLDPYMQGFFSDMTDELDYPLQHYSDDHDKIYRVYRYKTQ; translated from the coding sequence ATGAGTTTCAAACCAGACAAAGAACACACCCCTAACATAATAGATATGCTCTTGAGCAAAAATCCGGATAAAACAATTGATTCGGACACGCTGTTAAAAAATGTGCGAGACAGAATCAACAAGGCATTGGAAAAAGGATATCAATATACGAGAGTGATTGATTCGTCTGAAAAATTCCTGAGAAAAAATGTATTTGGGCAGATAAACATGGCAGTACTTTATGTGGATATTGTTGGCTCTACAAAAATGAGTATGACATTGCCACCAGACAAACTATCTATAATAATAAGCTCATTTTCTCAGGAAATGTCTTATGTGATTGAGCAGTTTCATGGATATGTTCTAAAATTTGTCGGTGATGCGGTGATAGGATATTTTATAGAAAACGAGGCAGACCAAATACCTGCAATATACAATACGGTGGCCTGTGCAGAATCTATGATAAAAGTCGTAAAACAAGGAATCAATCCCATATTAATTGAAAAAGTAGGGCTTTCTGAGATTAGCGTAAAAATCGGCATTGATTTTGGGAATAATACAGTAGTCAGATATGGTGCTGATAAACAAAAGGCATATGTTGATTTGCTAGGACCTACAATGAATGTGGCATCAAAGATACAAAATTTGGCAAAACCAAATCAGATCATAGTGGGCCAAGACACATATGATAAACTAGACCCATACATGCAAGGGTTTTTCTCAGACATGACAGACGAGTTGGATTATCCTTTACAGCATTATTCAGATGACCACGATAAAATTTACCGCGTTTACAGGTACAAAACCCAGTGA
- a CDS encoding endonuclease Q family protein encodes MIAVDDLRSCENCGNVFLKKVADKLTSRCPACNVWKKEIIPQ; translated from the coding sequence ATGATTGCAGTTGATGATTTGAGATCCTGTGAAAATTGTGGTAACGTGTTTTTGAAAAAAGTAGCAGACAAGTTAACAAGCAGATGTCCTGCATGCAATGTGTGGAAGAAGGAAATTATTCCTCAATGA
- a CDS encoding MarC family protein, translated as MSFENLFFIPENFSIDLIRTIIILFVVIDPIGTIPITIGVTKNMEKSKKRSLFKNTVLVVVILLLVFAFAGNEILSIFEIQISSFMIAGGVLLFIVAIEFLTHGEWRMGGGKIDQEQGIVPLAFPLLSGPGALTIALISFQSSGGLVTFIAILIVTAITYLVLLSSEPINKILGKRGSLIVTRVFAIFLAAFAIQFMINGISEIFQ; from the coding sequence ATGTCATTTGAGAACCTGTTTTTTATCCCAGAAAATTTTTCTATAGATCTAATCCGAACGATCATCATCCTTTTTGTGGTGATTGACCCCATTGGAACCATTCCAATTACAATTGGCGTGACTAAAAATATGGAAAAGAGCAAGAAAAGATCACTTTTCAAAAATACCGTTCTGGTGGTGGTAATTTTGTTGCTAGTCTTTGCATTTGCAGGAAATGAAATTCTCTCAATTTTCGAGATTCAAATCTCCAGTTTCATGATAGCAGGAGGGGTACTGTTATTCATAGTTGCCATTGAATTTCTGACCCATGGCGAATGGAGAATGGGTGGAGGCAAAATAGACCAAGAGCAAGGGATAGTGCCATTGGCATTTCCGTTGCTTTCTGGTCCAGGGGCATTGACTATTGCGCTAATATCATTTCAATCATCTGGAGGTCTGGTGACTTTTATTGCAATCCTGATTGTAACTGCAATAACATATCTTGTGTTGCTATCTTCTGAACCGATTAACAAAATTCTGGGAAAACGTGGATCATTAATTGTGACCAGGGTCTTTGCGATTTTTTTGGCCGCTTTTGCAATTCAGTTTATGATAAATGGAATAAGTGAAATCTTTCAATAG
- a CDS encoding adenylate/guanylate cyclase domain-containing protein, translated as MSSSSKKDDDKPHSIVDMLLGKSENKTLDSETLIKEVQKRIHDSLKNGYRYSKIVDASEEFLRKHVYEQVEMAVIYVDLVGSTKMSLRLPPEKLSTVISSFVQEMSYVISQCGGFVLKFSGDAVIGYFVGKGSSLQAADDAAGCAESMLRVVKDGINKILGEEDTGLPKLAIKIGIDFGANTVVQYGSDEKKSLVDLLGPSMNMAAKVQGLAQPNQIVVGKNIHDRLHPSIQEMFEDTTDSLSDWAYTSKDSREIYRVFAYKKE; from the coding sequence GTGTCTTCAAGCTCAAAAAAAGACGATGATAAACCACACAGCATTGTAGATATGCTCTTAGGCAAATCAGAGAATAAAACCCTAGACTCTGAAACCCTGATAAAAGAAGTTCAAAAGCGCATACATGATTCTCTGAAAAATGGTTACAGATATTCAAAAATTGTTGATGCTTCTGAAGAGTTTCTAAGAAAACATGTGTATGAGCAAGTCGAAATGGCAGTAATCTATGTTGATCTTGTCGGTTCAACGAAAATGAGTCTAAGATTACCACCTGAAAAACTCTCAACTGTTATCAGTTCTTTTGTTCAGGAGATGTCATATGTGATTAGTCAGTGTGGAGGATTTGTGCTAAAGTTTTCCGGAGATGCAGTTATCGGATATTTTGTTGGCAAGGGAAGCTCCCTTCAAGCAGCAGATGATGCTGCTGGTTGCGCTGAATCAATGTTAAGAGTGGTAAAGGATGGTATCAATAAAATTCTAGGTGAGGAAGATACGGGTTTACCTAAACTTGCCATAAAGATTGGAATTGATTTTGGTGCAAATACTGTGGTACAATATGGCTCAGATGAAAAAAAGTCACTTGTTGACCTGCTAGGGCCATCTATGAACATGGCAGCAAAGGTCCAGGGACTTGCACAACCAAACCAGATTGTTGTGGGAAAGAACATCCATGACAGACTGCATCCAAGTATACAAGAAATGTTTGAAGATACCACTGACAGCTTGAGTGATTGGGCGTACACATCAAAAGACTCTCGTGAAATTTACCGTGTTTTTGCCTACAAAAAAGAATAA
- a CDS encoding cyclin domain-containing protein, whose product MANCAKCLCNFKENDVIATSTTTKRYCYKCATQINLVTGKLQIDLHNYEFIPNVLNDIESIGTKLNINQHVCKLAKILVITTFENTNYIPKNKLGVACASIFLACKIKRCFLSDIDLPVSKKTLQKNVNLLQKNMAEKNDIYALSRDLYELRH is encoded by the coding sequence ATGGCTAACTGTGCAAAATGTCTTTGTAATTTTAAGGAAAATGATGTCATTGCAACGTCAACTACGACAAAGCGGTATTGTTACAAATGTGCAACTCAGATAAACCTTGTAACTGGAAAATTACAAATTGATCTTCACAATTATGAGTTTATCCCAAATGTATTAAACGATATAGAATCAATTGGAACAAAGTTGAACATCAATCAACATGTTTGCAAGTTGGCAAAAATTTTAGTCATTACAACATTTGAAAATACAAACTATATTCCAAAAAACAAACTTGGTGTTGCATGTGCTTCCATATTTCTTGCATGTAAAATAAAAAGATGTTTCCTTTCAGATATTGATTTACCTGTATCCAAAAAGACTTTGCAAAAAAATGTGAATTTACTACAAAAAAATATGGCAGAGAAGAATGACATCTATGCTTTATCCAGAGATCTTTATGAGTTGAGGCATTGA
- a CDS encoding DUF1059 domain-containing protein, whose amino-acid sequence MAKTFSCSHVHSECSWSATENTEEDLMKKIAEHAKLHGHDTITPDLEKKVKSLIKEV is encoded by the coding sequence ATGGCAAAAACATTTAGCTGCTCACACGTTCATTCAGAGTGCTCATGGAGCGCAACTGAGAATACTGAAGAGGATCTGATGAAAAAGATTGCAGAACATGCAAAACTACACGGACATGATACCATCACTCCAGATCTTGAGAAAAAAGTAAAATCTCTGATAAAAGAGGTCTAG
- a CDS encoding ATP-binding protein — translation MKKPSLFENKTNAKKKSTPKKIKKRLYKLPDTKLKNSFEYSYGIIPTNFVNLSPENQTKKIGQFLDILRVIEDKIKITIFKKIMNIVIEGQLRAMPVMQVHLESMEPLSDTLEQIKLEYIAGERPPNLRIKKEFFNGLELLETNSDSDDNINTEFDTIHAKCYCLYQLPATRYASWIVNIFSACSQVQIWMNPVNEKDAAVRLNRFKSVIAEDSKINYNSKKLHDKADSTLKLLDRQETGLYECTINCTVAAMDKKKLKEAETKFKETTKREKGSFTVVPAKQAAVLLEGFGKKLTFDLGSCAILYAFSSGDMLEIPNGVLLGRNIYSKGPVIFDIGKRTNYNIAVIGTSGSGKSFTAKILLNRLNQKFPDSHVYVIDPTNEYGRIANFFGMDTLNITKSDEELGLDPFQILDAQDAADILSEITNAPDTTRIQFQKYCDKASSIKEFYKKLSKKDREYLDHLIDGPLSRVMSGYPKLNTQKRIVVSMEGGATATDSEAMILVLLLNKIFKICHDLPVTTRKILVVDEAWRMFKMPHTAKYIDLIVRMGRKLNIMFVFISQRVEDISEESQGGIGKIIDNIATKIMLGLNEQAAQKAKEVLNLSEKETENLKRLSKGQALFLTEEHRVFTKFEPTAQEKEMFDTTPLE, via the coding sequence GTGAAGAAGCCAAGTCTATTTGAAAATAAAACAAATGCAAAGAAAAAATCTACTCCAAAGAAAATAAAAAAAAGACTATACAAATTACCAGATACAAAACTGAAAAACTCTTTTGAGTATAGTTATGGAATAATTCCAACAAACTTTGTTAATCTATCACCTGAAAACCAAACAAAAAAGATTGGACAATTCTTGGATATTTTGCGTGTAATAGAAGATAAAATCAAAATTACAATATTTAAAAAAATAATGAACATAGTAATTGAGGGTCAACTAAGGGCAATGCCTGTAATGCAGGTTCATCTAGAGTCAATGGAGCCACTATCTGACACACTAGAGCAGATCAAACTAGAATACATTGCAGGTGAGAGACCACCAAACCTGAGAATAAAAAAGGAATTCTTCAACGGACTGGAACTATTAGAGACAAATTCAGATTCTGATGATAATATCAATACAGAATTTGATACAATTCACGCCAAATGCTATTGTTTGTATCAATTACCTGCAACTAGATACGCCTCATGGATTGTCAACATATTTTCTGCCTGCTCACAGGTACAAATCTGGATGAACCCCGTAAATGAAAAGGATGCAGCAGTTAGGCTAAATAGATTCAAGAGTGTAATTGCAGAGGATTCAAAAATAAATTACAATTCTAAAAAGTTACATGACAAGGCAGATTCCACACTAAAGTTATTGGACAGACAAGAGACGGGATTGTACGAGTGTACCATCAATTGTACAGTGGCAGCTATGGATAAAAAGAAACTAAAAGAAGCTGAGACAAAATTCAAGGAAACTACAAAAAGAGAGAAAGGATCATTTACTGTTGTTCCTGCAAAACAAGCAGCTGTATTACTGGAAGGGTTTGGAAAAAAATTAACTTTTGATCTTGGTAGTTGTGCAATTCTTTATGCTTTCTCATCAGGTGACATGCTTGAAATTCCAAATGGTGTTCTGTTGGGCAGAAACATCTACTCTAAAGGCCCAGTAATTTTTGATATTGGTAAAAGAACCAATTACAACATTGCAGTGATTGGAACATCAGGTTCAGGAAAATCATTTACAGCAAAGATTCTATTAAATAGACTGAACCAGAAATTTCCTGATTCACATGTGTATGTTATAGATCCTACAAACGAGTATGGCAGAATTGCTAATTTTTTTGGAATGGATACACTAAACATAACAAAAAGTGATGAAGAGTTGGGGCTAGATCCATTCCAAATACTTGATGCACAGGATGCAGCTGACATTTTATCAGAAATCACAAACGCACCTGATACCACACGTATTCAATTTCAAAAGTATTGTGACAAGGCCTCATCTATCAAAGAGTTTTACAAAAAACTCTCAAAAAAAGATAGAGAATACCTTGATCATCTAATTGATGGACCATTATCTAGAGTCATGTCTGGTTACCCTAAACTCAACACTCAGAAGAGAATCGTTGTATCAATGGAGGGTGGTGCAACTGCAACTGATTCAGAAGCAATGATTCTCGTATTATTATTAAATAAAATTTTTAAGATTTGTCATGACTTGCCTGTAACGACTAGAAAAATTCTAGTTGTTGATGAGGCATGGCGCATGTTTAAGATGCCACATACTGCCAAATACATTGATCTGATAGTGAGAATGGGAAGAAAACTCAACATCATGTTTGTGTTCATATCTCAGAGAGTAGAGGATATCTCTGAAGAATCACAAGGAGGAATTGGCAAGATCATTGATAATATTGCAACCAAGATAATGCTGGGTCTAAATGAACAGGCAGCACAAAAGGCAAAAGAAGTTCTTAATTTATCTGAGAAGGAAACTGAGAATCTTAAGAGACTCAGTAAAGGTCAGGCATTATTCCTAACTGAAGAGCATCGAGTATTTACAAAGTTTGAGCCTACTGCACAGGAAAAAGAGATGTTTGATACGACACCTCTGGAGTAA